In a single window of the Chondrocystis sp. NIES-4102 genome:
- a CDS encoding GrpE protein gives MTQDQKQPEIMDENSEATASNTPVDINASTSEVTAENLAESPVDNATNEVDLETADEAISPDQEEIFTAFQQENANLKKLLDEKVQQLEVSKSQYARLAADFENFRRRTTKEQENLEPQIKKSVIIDLLPVVDNFERARTQLKPESDGEKAIHSSYQGVYKTLVECLKKMGVSAMRPEGQEFDPTYHEAMLREATDEYPEGTVIEQLMRGYVLGDVILRHAMVKVAVPKEPVITSEEKKIEEEQVNDN, from the coding sequence ATGACCCAAGATCAGAAACAACCAGAAATTATGGACGAAAACTCAGAAGCCACTGCTTCTAATACCCCAGTAGACATTAACGCTTCTACATCAGAAGTTACTGCCGAAAATTTGGCAGAATCTCCCGTAGATAATGCAACTAACGAAGTTGATTTAGAGACAGCAGATGAAGCAATTTCTCCAGATCAAGAAGAGATTTTTACTGCTTTTCAACAAGAGAACGCCAATCTTAAAAAGCTTTTAGACGAGAAAGTTCAACAATTAGAAGTATCTAAATCTCAATACGCTAGACTTGCTGCCGATTTTGAGAATTTTCGCCGTCGAACTACTAAAGAACAAGAAAATCTCGAACCACAAATTAAAAAAAGTGTAATTATAGATTTACTACCAGTAGTTGATAATTTTGAGCGAGCTAGAACTCAGTTAAAACCAGAGTCGGATGGCGAGAAAGCAATTCATTCTAGCTATCAAGGTGTTTATAAAACTTTGGTTGAGTGCCTCAAAAAAATGGGAGTTTCAGCAATGCGACCAGAAGGGCAAGAATTTGATCCCACATATCATGAAGCAATGTTAAGAGAAGCTACCGATGAATATCCAGAAGGTACAGTTATCGAACAATTAATGCGTGGATACGTTCTAGGCGATGTTATCTTACGTCATGCTATGGTTAAAGTTGCTGTTCCTAAAGAACCTGTGATAACTTCGGAAGAGAAAAAGATAGAAGAAGAACAGGTAAATGATAATTAA